A single Phragmites australis chromosome 4, lpPhrAust1.1, whole genome shotgun sequence DNA region contains:
- the LOC133916933 gene encoding hypothetical protein At1g04090-like — protein MGGWSWFCCGRSVAGGGGVELPEPFQLPAPLPEWPQGGDFSKGTICIGELDVINITKFQSIWSCSGATFYEPEEVPEGFHCLGHYAQQNDRPLQGFLLVARDVASHQSINSKPALDKPLDYSLVWTSADLNEDDNSECGCFWSPSPPDGYKALGYVVTKGPKKPSLEAVRCVRHDLTDACKNFSSIVNMESSCQVWKTRPCHRGVTGQGVPVGTFSCETGSVNSEESTVPCLKNFDSNLRAMPNLEQIHALIKHYGPTVFFHPQETYLPSSVSWFFENGATLYKKGVKMGDAILTGGSNLPAGGTNDGEYWIDLPDDDRNEYVKVGNLKSAELYAHVKPAHGGTFTDIAMWVFCPFNGPATIKVGFASFALQKVGRHVGDWEHFTLRISNFSGELSSIYFSQHSGGEWVDACDLEFFSGNKAIVYSSRNGHASYPHPGCYLMGSENLGVGVRNDVARSDLSVDSSTQYKILSAEHLGDAVVEPCWLQYMREWGPTITYNSRSEIDTVLSFLPFFLRFTAEAIFNSLPVELYEEEGPTGPKEKNNWEGDERC, from the coding sequence GAGGGGATTTCTCTAAGGGCACGATATGCATAGGAGAGCTTGATGTTATAAATATTACCAAATTCCAGAGTATATGGAGCTGCTCAGGAGCTACATTTTATGAGCCCGAAGAAGTTCCTGAGGGTTTCCACTGCCTTGGGCACTATGCCCAACAGAATGACCGACCTTTACAGGGATTTCTTCTTGTGGCAAGGGATGTGGCTAGCCACCAATCGATTAATAGCAAGCCCGCCCTTGATAAACCATTAGATTACTCCCTTGTTTGGACTAGTGCTGACTTAAATGAAGATGACAATAGTGAATGTGGTTGCTTCTGGTCGCCATCTCCGCCGGATGGGTATAAAGCCCTTGGCTATGTGGTTACTAAAGGACCAAAGAAGCCCTCACTGGAAGCAGTTCGATGTGTGCGACATGACCTCACAGATGCATGCAAAAACTTCAGTTCAATTGTAAATATGGAAAGCTCATGCCAAGTTTGGAAGACAAGGCCTTGCCACCGAGGGGTGACAGGGCAAGGTGTACCAGTTGGTACATTCTCCTGTGAAACTGGTTCAGTAAATAGTGAGGAATCAACAGTTCCCTGTTTGAAGAACTTCGACTCAAATTTGAGAGCCATGCCTAACTTGGAGCAGATCCATGCATTAATCAAGCACTATGGCCCCACTGTTTTCTTCCACCCACAAGAGACCTACTTACCATCGTCAGTTTCTTGGTTCTTTGAGAACGGAGCTACACTGTACAAGAAAGGTGTAAAAATGGGAGATGCAATACTTACTGGTGGCTCGAATCTGCCTGCTGGCGGGACAAATGATGGTGAGTACTGGATTGATCTGCCTGATGATGACAGGAATGAGTATGTCAAAGTTGGCAATCTGAAGAGTGCTGAGCTCTATGCTCATGTTAAGCCCGCTCATGGAGGGACCTTCACTGACATTGCGATGTGGGTGTTCTGCCCATTCAATGGGCCAGCAACAATCAAGGTTGGTTTTGCAAGCTTTGCTCTACAGAAAGTCGGTAGGCATGTTGGAGACTGGGAGCACTTCACCCTCCGAATAAGCAATTTCTCGGGTGAGCTCTCATCTATCTACTTCTCGCAGCACAGTGGGGGTGAATGGGTGGATGCTTGTGATTTGGAGTTCTTCTCAGGAAACAAAGCAATTGTTTACTCGTCGAGGAATGGACATGCAAGCTATCCCCACCCTGGCTGCTATCTGATGGGATCTGAGAACCTTGGTGTTGGAGTAAGAAACGATGTGGCACGAAGTGATCTTTCAGTTGATTCGAGCACGCAGTATAAAATCTTATCTGCGGAACATCTGGGAGATGCTGTTGTCGAACCATGCTGGCTGCAGTACATGAGAGAGTGGGGACCGACCATCACATACAACTCGCGTTCAGAGATAGACACGGTACTTAGCTTCTTACCGTTCTTTCTCCGGTTCACAGCGGAAGCAATATTTAACAGTCTTCCGGTAGAATTGTACGAGGAGGAAGGTCCTACAGGACCCAAGGAGAAAAACAACTGGGAAGGCGATGAGAGATGCTAG